Proteins co-encoded in one Nitratireductor kimnyeongensis genomic window:
- the ilvN gene encoding acetolactate synthase small subunit gives MNAQLQPTGSAYFITKETEAAQTHTLAVLVDNEPGVLARVIGLFSGRGYNIDSLTVSETEHERHLSRITIVTRGTGHVLEQIKHQLERIVPVHRVVDLSVVADERGHDRPMERELALVKVRGQGDDRVEALRLADAFRAQVIDANTEHFIFEITGRVSKIEQFIAIMKPLGLVEVCRTGVAAMNRGPEGM, from the coding sequence ATGAACGCGCAACTACAACCCACCGGCTCTGCCTATTTCATTACCAAGGAAACGGAAGCCGCCCAAACCCACACGCTGGCGGTTCTCGTGGACAACGAACCGGGAGTTCTTGCCCGCGTGATCGGCCTTTTTTCCGGTCGCGGATACAACATCGACAGCCTGACCGTCTCGGAGACGGAGCATGAGCGCCATCTTTCGCGGATCACGATCGTCACGCGCGGCACGGGCCACGTGCTTGAGCAGATCAAGCATCAGCTTGAGCGCATCGTGCCCGTCCACCGCGTGGTTGATCTTTCGGTGGTGGCCGACGAACGTGGCCATGATCGACCGATGGAGCGTGAGCTGGCGCTGGTGAAGGTGAGAGGGCAGGGTGACGACCGTGTGGAGGCTCTTCGCCTTGCCGACGCTTTCCGTGCTCAGGTGATCGACGCCAACACAGAGCATTTCATCTTCGAGATCACCGGGCGGGTTTCGAAGATCGAGCAATTCATTGCCATCATGAAGCCGCTCGGTCTGGTGGAGGTCTGCCGCACGGGTGTTGCGGCAATGAACCGGGGGCCGGAGGGAATGTAG